One genomic window of Gammaproteobacteria bacterium includes the following:
- a CDS encoding hypothetical protein (Evidence 5 : Unknown function) produces the protein MNKMVYLGMPVSVRVEGIPPVRSAEIRHYRKPHPPTPSP, from the coding sequence ATGAACAAGATGGTCTATCTGGGTATGCCTGTTTCTGTACGAGTAGAGGGAATTCCACCTGTGCGTAGTGCAGAGATTAGACATTATCGGAAACCTCACCCCCCAACCCCCTCTCCTTAA
- a CDS encoding methyl-accepting chemotaxis protein yields MKKSSTHSQEKTRLVKTAQLGFFDSIGTKLNALFLAIVTLVLGVTGAINFFVTQSALMDRIENTNIQLQARLQVSISKALWDLQTDSVTGLLQAEMADPDLLVIAVTAQDQLVAGYRRTTNGTLEALQDVRLISETSHGFDLVYQAEGKEHLVGKVVFVRSEEHVLQESRVVLWQTLLEIVIADLILIVGLSLGLRLLVLRPIDQAQKALNQIAEGDADLTFRLDDRRHDELGAMAVGFNTFTAGLQDIIAQVQDSAVELSATARQTSLAAEQIHHAHQQEKSEAIKVSNAVVELATQIEIIADHAQSAVDTAQATDQQARFGQSVVNDGIGVMNNLQSEIEQSAQVVQSLAMDAEQIGRMVVVIQEITQQTNLLALNAAIEAARAGEHGRGFAVVADEVRKLATSTQTSTEDIQTMVQRLQTSVRQVVVAMKKSQARVESAAVSADHAGTCMNEVSASIQRIATINRDISQASNTQNTAVTGIRVSVQTLDQLIANTEAGASQSLHASQQLANLANAMKSLVERFKV; encoded by the coding sequence ATGAAAAAGTCATCGACTCACTCTCAGGAAAAAACGCGGTTAGTCAAAACTGCCCAATTGGGATTTTTCGACAGCATTGGAACCAAACTTAATGCGTTGTTTCTCGCTATTGTAACGTTGGTTCTTGGTGTTACTGGCGCGATTAATTTCTTTGTGACTCAATCCGCATTAATGGACAGAATTGAAAATACGAACATCCAACTTCAGGCCCGTTTGCAGGTAAGTATATCAAAAGCACTCTGGGATCTACAAACCGATAGTGTGACCGGGCTCCTTCAGGCCGAAATGGCCGATCCCGATCTGCTAGTAATTGCAGTAACCGCTCAAGATCAACTTGTGGCAGGTTATCGCCGAACCACCAATGGAACCTTAGAGGCACTCCAGGATGTTCGCTTGATTAGTGAAACATCCCATGGCTTCGACTTAGTCTATCAGGCAGAGGGGAAGGAACATCTGGTGGGAAAGGTTGTCTTCGTACGTTCCGAGGAGCATGTGCTTCAAGAATCGCGGGTAGTTTTGTGGCAAACGCTACTTGAAATCGTAATTGCCGATCTCATCTTGATCGTCGGACTTTCACTAGGGCTGCGCCTATTGGTGTTGCGTCCCATTGATCAGGCTCAAAAGGCCCTTAATCAGATCGCCGAGGGTGATGCCGATCTGACCTTCCGACTCGACGACCGACGTCACGATGAATTGGGGGCGATGGCCGTAGGCTTTAATACCTTTACCGCCGGTCTGCAAGATATTATTGCCCAGGTTCAGGATAGTGCTGTTGAATTGTCCGCTACTGCACGCCAAACCAGCTTGGCTGCGGAACAGATCCATCACGCCCATCAGCAAGAGAAATCGGAGGCAATTAAGGTTTCCAACGCGGTGGTAGAGCTAGCCACCCAGATCGAGATCATTGCCGACCATGCCCAATCTGCCGTTGATACCGCTCAAGCCACCGACCAGCAAGCCCGTTTTGGTCAATCCGTAGTGAATGACGGTATTGGTGTTATGAATAACTTACAGAGCGAGATCGAACAAAGCGCTCAAGTCGTTCAATCGTTGGCTATGGATGCCGAACAGATTGGGCGGATGGTCGTGGTAATTCAGGAAATCACCCAACAGACTAATCTGCTGGCCTTGAATGCGGCTATCGAGGCCGCTCGGGCGGGTGAGCATGGCCGAGGATTTGCGGTGGTGGCGGACGAAGTGCGAAAACTAGCTACCAGTACCCAAACCTCCACGGAGGATATCCAGACGATGGTCCAACGTCTGCAAACCAGTGTTCGTCAGGTGGTTGTGGCCATGAAAAAGAGTCAGGCTCGAGTCGAATCGGCAGCAGTTAGTGCTGACCACGCCGGGACTTGTATGAATGAGGTGAGTGCATCCATCCAGCGTATTGCCACCATCAACCGTGACATCTCTCAGGCGTCCAATACCCAAAATACGGCGGTGACGGGAATTCGTGTCAGTGTTCAAACGCTTGACCAGTTGATAGCCAATACGGAGGCAGGGGCATCGCAGAGTCTCCATGCGAGTCAACAACTGGCCAATCTGGCCAATGCAATGAAATCGCTCGTGGAACGTTTCAAAGTGTAG
- a CDS encoding HD-GYP domain-containing protein: MSKKEIAIEQLEIGMFVTALDVSWLKTPFFKHSMLIDNELQIVALKNCGAKLVTIDIEKGKQPSKPNQPADNKVIPPAEKTLKPTSLHNELETAKHIKESAKKAMQSLFAAVQEGGTPKIEIVSSFVNQTIDSLSRNSQALINIFLSKRQSSKLYTHAFNVMSISLLLAQKLGYSQEEQKQIGLAALLMDIGWLKIPGQFFTFHTAYTNDEFSFTKKHVDYSLQLIEKGDFDPEIHQAIAQHHERYNGDGYPAGLGGEQIHPMSRILSLADNFDSLANGYYDKSPIIPARALQEIYKKALQSSHEPSLVQLLISLIGVYPPSSAVLLNTGERGVVTVVNWRAPLAPRVKIFYNKTFMPLMRPFEVDLAKQENESTIRKIQAVIDPTLPGQDPAGLLGCEE, encoded by the coding sequence ATGTCAAAGAAAGAAATAGCTATTGAGCAACTAGAAATTGGTATGTTTGTTACGGCATTGGACGTGTCGTGGCTGAAAACACCATTTTTTAAACATTCGATGCTAATCGATAATGAGTTACAAATTGTAGCCCTGAAAAATTGTGGTGCTAAACTTGTTACCATTGATATCGAAAAGGGTAAACAACCCAGCAAGCCGAATCAACCAGCGGATAATAAAGTAATACCGCCTGCCGAGAAGACGCTTAAACCAACCTCGTTGCATAATGAACTGGAAACCGCCAAACATATCAAGGAATCCGCCAAAAAAGCAATGCAATCTTTGTTTGCAGCGGTACAGGAAGGCGGGACACCAAAGATCGAGATAGTGTCATCTTTTGTTAATCAAACGATTGATTCATTATCCCGCAATAGTCAAGCGCTGATAAATATTTTCCTTTCTAAGCGTCAATCAAGTAAGCTCTATACCCACGCATTCAACGTCATGAGCATATCGTTGTTGCTTGCGCAGAAGTTGGGTTATTCGCAAGAGGAACAAAAACAGATAGGTTTGGCCGCGTTACTGATGGATATTGGCTGGCTTAAGATTCCCGGGCAATTTTTTACTTTTCACACCGCATATACTAATGACGAATTCTCTTTTACCAAAAAGCACGTCGATTACAGCCTTCAACTAATCGAAAAGGGAGATTTTGACCCAGAGATTCACCAGGCAATCGCACAACATCATGAACGTTATAATGGCGATGGTTATCCAGCGGGATTAGGCGGAGAACAAATTCACCCGATGAGCCGTATCTTATCCTTGGCTGACAACTTTGATAGTTTGGCTAATGGCTATTACGACAAGTCGCCAATAATTCCCGCCCGTGCCCTCCAGGAAATTTACAAAAAGGCATTGCAGTCATCCCATGAACCATCGTTGGTTCAATTGCTCATTAGCCTGATCGGTGTCTATCCCCCATCGAGCGCGGTATTGTTGAATACCGGGGAACGTGGTGTCGTAACGGTGGTGAACTGGCGCGCACCGTTAGCCCCAAGGGTTAAAATTTTCTACAACAAGACCTTTATGCCTTTGATGCGTCCTTTCGAGGTTGACCTGGCGAAACAAGAAAACGAATCGACCATAAGAAAAATACAGGCAGTGATTGACCCTACCCTACCGGGACAGGACCCCGCTGGGTTGCTGGGCTGTGAAGAGTAG
- a CDS encoding Spermidine/putrescine-binding protein encodes MKKFGNALILAWGFVILTFGSSIYADDNKLHVFAWEGYVANEDIAAIDRLLEKAGNPVRIEVIKPWAEGPDQMFNILRSDAADLSFLTLNYIKMNQEKTAKLLQPIDTSKLSNYGKVLPSLREIPMGVQAGKPLYVPFGGGAYGIWANTKKVQPQEMPKSLNDLLDPKWKGRLSLTKGQIQPNIALVLMAMGKSPFYINDLIVKGNRDEVVKLTDKKSETQAKLNQLYGQVGAFWDAAPEFPDNLHLVASYGIEIAGLRAKGEQWELVEFKEGNTVWMDTMNIHSSVKGNKLQAAYTFIDYFLTPAVQNRVVNGLSMVAVTNEVKNPLIEANPNFFDQAKFWPPYEMQADNVMKAMSNEAMRSSGH; translated from the coding sequence ATGAAGAAGTTTGGTAATGCTTTAATTTTGGCCTGGGGATTCGTAATCCTAACCTTTGGTTCATCCATTTATGCCGACGATAACAAACTCCATGTGTTTGCATGGGAAGGTTACGTTGCCAACGAAGATATTGCTGCAATCGACCGGTTACTAGAAAAAGCGGGGAACCCGGTCCGCATTGAGGTTATCAAACCCTGGGCAGAAGGCCCAGATCAAATGTTCAATATTTTACGCTCTGATGCTGCGGATCTCTCCTTCTTGACGTTGAATTACATCAAGATGAATCAGGAAAAAACCGCCAAGCTACTTCAGCCCATCGATACGAGCAAACTCTCCAATTATGGAAAGGTCTTGCCATCACTCCGCGAGATTCCAATGGGTGTCCAGGCGGGTAAACCGCTTTATGTACCATTTGGTGGCGGCGCCTACGGTATCTGGGCCAATACCAAAAAAGTTCAGCCCCAAGAAATGCCGAAAAGTTTGAATGACCTTCTTGACCCTAAGTGGAAAGGGCGATTGTCACTGACCAAAGGTCAGATCCAGCCCAATATCGCTCTAGTGCTGATGGCAATGGGCAAATCACCTTTCTATATCAATGACCTGATCGTTAAAGGCAATCGCGACGAGGTCGTTAAACTCACCGATAAGAAATCCGAGACACAGGCCAAACTTAATCAACTCTATGGCCAAGTGGGTGCCTTTTGGGATGCCGCTCCGGAATTTCCAGACAATCTACACCTCGTCGCCAGCTACGGTATCGAAATCGCGGGGTTACGCGCCAAGGGCGAGCAATGGGAGTTGGTAGAATTCAAGGAAGGTAATACGGTATGGATGGATACGATGAACATCCACAGCAGTGTCAAGGGCAACAAACTCCAAGCGGCCTATACATTTATCGACTATTTCCTGACCCCAGCCGTACAGAATCGCGTAGTCAATGGTTTATCGATGGTAGCCGTGACCAACGAGGTCAAGAATCCCTTGATCGAGGCAAATCCCAACTTCTTTGATCAGGCAAAGTTCTGGCCACCCTATGAAATGCAGGCGGATAATGTCATGAAGGCAATGTCCAACGAGGCCATGCGGAGCAGCGGACACTAA
- a CDS encoding presequence protease: MSNETFSLLRRQEVPSLNLTVEEYRHRVTGARHFHLAAEDDNNAFLVAFLTVPTDSTGVAHILEHTTLCGSQRYPVRDPFFMMVRRSLNTFMNAFTASDWTAYPFASCNRKDFHNLLQVYLDATFFPLLNPLDFSQEGHRVEPEDATNPDSGLIYKGVVYNEMKGAMSAPSRRLAQTLQSHLFPTITYHHNSGGEPEVIPNLTHDQLVDFHRRHYHPSNAVFMTYGDLPVAQHHAWFEEYALSRFTAQPMDLAVPDERRYPVPLTVEAPYALEPTEKTARRTHVVVGWLLRPCTDPLDYLTAHLLSGVLLDNSASPLLRALETSNLGSAPSELCGLDDSSREMTFSCGLEGSERKDAAAVEELVLSVLREVVEHGVPRAHVDAVLHQLELSQREILGGGFPYGLRLLVNTLGRTLHGGDPIAALDIDPALAELHRRVEDESFIPNLVRTWLLENPHRVRVALYPDTELDAYRRTQEQERLAHLGATLDAAGRTQLIEQAQQLAARQGHSDDPELLPRVGLADVPADLRIAEGERIRLAGMPAAWYGQGTNGLVYQQIILDLPVLDPGQIDDLPLFSECLTEVGSAGRDYLTTQSLQAAVTGGIRTAHALRATVDDVTQTRGLFVISGKALTRNHAALTHLLWETLFDPRFNELDRLRELVAQSRLSRESSVTDHGHVLAMVAAAAGLSAVARLSHRWGGLLGLVRLKALDDRLDDDGELEAFAARLAFLAETIAAAPRRLLLVGEDANRDAVLAAATSVWAGNLSVEDATSLVAPAPMGAVREGWATSTQVNFCAKAYATVALGHPDAPALTVLGTFLRNGHLHRAIREKGGAYGGGAGYDGDTGVFRFYSYRDPRLAETLEDFDRSLEWLARGDYPTRALEEACLGVIGAIDRPDSPAGEAIGAYLSSLYGRTPTQRRDFRARVLQVTIDDLRRVGALYLNPEKASVAVVSDPTTLEREGEKLGLVVRQI, encoded by the coding sequence ATGAGTAACGAAACCTTTTCCCTGTTGCGGCGTCAAGAAGTACCATCGTTGAATCTAACCGTTGAGGAATATCGTCATCGGGTTACTGGTGCGCGTCACTTTCATCTGGCTGCCGAAGATGACAATAATGCCTTTCTGGTAGCCTTTCTGACTGTGCCCACGGATTCCACGGGGGTGGCCCACATTCTGGAACACACTACCCTGTGCGGGAGCCAACGCTATCCGGTACGTGACCCGTTCTTTATGATGGTGCGGCGCTCGCTCAATACCTTCATGAACGCCTTTACTGCCTCAGACTGGACCGCATATCCTTTCGCGAGTTGCAATCGTAAGGATTTTCATAATCTTCTACAGGTCTACCTGGACGCCACCTTTTTCCCGCTGCTCAATCCTCTGGATTTTTCCCAAGAGGGTCATCGGGTAGAACCCGAAGATGCGACGAATCCTGACAGTGGATTGATCTACAAGGGGGTGGTCTACAACGAGATGAAAGGCGCAATGAGTGCACCATCCAGGCGTCTTGCCCAAACCCTCCAGAGTCATCTATTTCCTACGATAACCTACCACCACAATAGTGGTGGAGAGCCTGAGGTTATCCCCAATCTGACTCATGATCAGTTGGTTGATTTTCATCGTCGCCATTATCACCCGTCCAATGCAGTATTCATGACCTACGGCGATCTTCCGGTGGCTCAGCACCACGCTTGGTTTGAGGAATACGCCCTGAGTCGTTTTACCGCGCAACCAATGGACCTTGCGGTACCTGATGAGCGTCGCTACCCAGTCCCGCTTACCGTGGAAGCGCCCTATGCCCTAGAGCCTACCGAGAAGACTGCGCGGCGTACCCATGTGGTTGTGGGCTGGTTGCTGCGTCCTTGCACTGACCCACTGGACTATCTCACGGCCCACTTGCTCTCCGGGGTACTGCTCGACAATAGCGCCTCGCCGTTGCTACGTGCCCTGGAAACCTCAAACCTTGGTAGCGCCCCCTCTGAGTTGTGTGGCCTGGACGATTCTTCGCGAGAGATGACTTTTTCCTGCGGATTGGAGGGTTCCGAGCGCAAAGATGCGGCAGCGGTCGAAGAACTGGTGCTGTCCGTATTGCGTGAGGTGGTGGAGCATGGTGTACCTCGTGCGCATGTGGATGCTGTACTGCACCAATTGGAATTGAGCCAGCGGGAAATTTTGGGGGGTGGTTTCCCTTATGGCCTACGTCTCCTGGTCAATACGTTGGGCCGCACCCTGCACGGTGGTGACCCGATCGCAGCATTGGATATCGACCCAGCCCTTGCCGAGTTACATCGTCGTGTCGAGGACGAGAGCTTTATCCCCAACCTGGTGCGTACTTGGTTATTGGAGAATCCACATCGAGTACGTGTCGCCCTCTATCCCGATACGGAGCTGGATGCCTACCGCCGTACCCAAGAGCAGGAACGCTTGGCACACCTGGGGGCAACCTTGGATGCTGCCGGTCGTACGCAATTAATCGAGCAGGCACAACAACTTGCCGCACGCCAGGGGCATTCGGATGATCCCGAACTGTTGCCGCGCGTGGGATTGGCGGATGTACCTGCCGACTTGCGTATTGCAGAAGGGGAAAGGATTCGTCTGGCGGGGATGCCAGCCGCTTGGTACGGCCAGGGGACTAACGGTTTGGTGTACCAGCAAATCATTCTTGATTTGCCGGTCCTCGACCCTGGACAGATTGATGATTTACCGCTGTTTAGTGAATGTCTCACCGAGGTGGGTTCCGCTGGTCGCGACTATCTGACGACGCAATCCCTCCAAGCGGCAGTGACCGGTGGAATACGGACGGCCCATGCCCTACGCGCTACGGTCGACGACGTGACCCAGACCCGAGGTTTGTTCGTCATCTCGGGTAAAGCATTGACTCGCAACCACGCCGCCCTTACTCACTTGTTGTGGGAAACTTTGTTCGACCCGCGCTTTAACGAACTTGACCGACTGCGCGAACTGGTAGCCCAGTCGCGACTCTCCCGCGAGTCTTCGGTTACCGACCACGGCCATGTCCTGGCGATGGTCGCAGCGGCTGCCGGTCTTTCGGCAGTGGCCAGACTGTCCCATCGCTGGGGGGGGTTGCTCGGTTTGGTTCGACTCAAGGCCCTTGATGATCGTTTGGACGACGACGGGGAACTAGAGGCCTTTGCCGCCCGTCTTGCCTTTTTGGCGGAGACCATCGCCGCCGCACCGCGCCGCCTCCTCTTGGTCGGTGAGGACGCTAACCGAGACGCGGTACTGGCTGCGGCAACATCGGTGTGGGCGGGTAACCTCTCGGTAGAAGACGCCACATCCTTGGTCGCTCCCGCCCCAATGGGAGCGGTACGCGAGGGTTGGGCGACCTCGACCCAGGTTAATTTTTGTGCCAAGGCCTATGCCACCGTTGCCCTTGGCCACCCAGACGCCCCCGCTTTGACCGTACTCGGTACCTTTCTGCGCAATGGTCATCTCCACCGGGCTATTCGCGAAAAGGGCGGGGCCTATGGGGGCGGGGCTGGTTACGATGGAGATACCGGTGTCTTTCGCTTTTATTCCTACCGCGACCCACGTTTGGCCGAGACTTTGGAGGATTTCGACCGTTCCTTGGAATGGTTGGCGCGTGGTGACTATCCGACACGAGCCTTGGAGGAGGCGTGTCTTGGGGTCATTGGCGCCATCGACCGCCCCGACAGCCCAGCAGGAGAGGCGATTGGCGCCTATCTGAGTAGCCTTTACGGCCGCACTCCAACGCAACGTCGTGACTTCCGCGCACGAGTACTGCAAGTAACGATCGACGATCTGCGCCGAGTCGGCGCACTCTATCTCAACCCGGAAAAGGCAAGCGTAGCGGTAGTAAGTGACCCCACGACGTTAGAGCGGGAAGGCGAAAAATTGGGATTGGTAGTACGACAGATATAG
- the aroB gene encoding 3-dehydroquinate synthase: MNTVQVALGNRSYPIHIGTNLLGRTELYAPHLRGRQVMVVTNETVAPLYLDQVRSALASWQCETLVLPDGEEYKTLEVLGGIFDALLRARFDRRCTLLALGGGVIGDMVGFAAAAYQRGVDFIQVPTTLLAQVDSSVGGKTGVNHPLGKNMIGAFHQPRLVLADTTTLNTLDDRQLAAGLAEVIKYGILGDADFYTWLETHLEELLARHPQSLAFAIERSCRDKAEVVAADEFESGRRALLNLGHTFGHAIETGLGYGAWLHGEAVATGMAMAADLSQRLGWISQEEVARIKTLLIRAHLPYRTPASLSPEQFLDLMAVDKKVLDGQIRLVLLQAIGTAIVTANYPIDTLRETLEAT, from the coding sequence ATGAACACAGTACAAGTAGCGTTGGGTAACCGTAGTTATCCCATCCACATCGGTACGAATCTATTGGGACGCACCGAGCTTTACGCCCCTCACCTCCGGGGTAGACAGGTGATGGTGGTCACTAACGAGACCGTCGCACCTCTGTATCTGGACCAGGTGCGTAGCGCCCTTGCCTCGTGGCAGTGCGAAACCCTGGTACTACCCGATGGAGAGGAATACAAAACCCTGGAAGTTCTCGGCGGTATTTTTGATGCCCTGCTTCGGGCACGTTTCGACCGTCGCTGTACCTTGCTGGCTCTGGGAGGGGGGGTAATCGGAGATATGGTCGGTTTTGCTGCTGCGGCCTACCAACGCGGGGTGGACTTCATCCAGGTGCCGACCACGTTACTTGCCCAGGTAGACTCTTCAGTGGGAGGCAAGACCGGGGTCAACCATCCGCTCGGCAAAAACATGATTGGCGCTTTTCACCAGCCCCGCCTCGTGTTGGCCGACACCACAACCCTGAACACCCTAGATGACCGCCAGCTTGCTGCTGGTCTCGCCGAAGTCATCAAGTACGGCATTCTCGGCGATGCTGATTTTTACACCTGGCTAGAGACCCATCTGGAGGAGCTGCTGGCACGCCACCCTCAGAGCCTAGCCTTCGCCATCGAGCGTTCCTGCCGCGACAAGGCCGAGGTAGTCGCTGCCGATGAATTTGAATCCGGTCGCCGCGCCTTACTCAACTTGGGACACACCTTTGGCCATGCCATTGAAACTGGACTTGGCTATGGCGCTTGGCTCCACGGAGAGGCGGTTGCAACTGGAATGGCCATGGCCGCCGACCTCTCGCAGCGCCTAGGCTGGATCAGTCAGGAAGAGGTGGCACGTATTAAGACCCTCCTCATCCGTGCCCACCTTCCCTACCGTACCCCTGCCAGCCTTTCCCCCGAACAGTTTTTGGATCTCATGGCAGTGGATAAAAAAGTTTTGGATGGGCAAATACGCTTAGTATTGTTACAAGCCATCGGCACCGCAATCGTCACTGCTAACTACCCGATCGATACGCTGCGGGAGACCCTAGAGGCTACCTGA
- the aroK gene encoding shikimate kinase 1 has protein sequence MPVQNLISLDKTGITAAMKGVHNIFLVGLMGAGKTTVGRQLARALRLPFEDSDRAIEARTGVSIPVIFEREGEAGFRSREKAIIDELTAKKGLILATGGGVVLDADNRACLRARGCVVYLRAPVEILVNRTTHDRTHKRPLLQGVDARARLCQLLEVRDPLYREVADVILDTSNRSIRIVTRELLRQVSRYSPSTSSPPPSVDP, from the coding sequence ATGCCTGTCCAGAACTTGATTTCTCTCGACAAGACTGGCATTACTGCCGCCATGAAAGGGGTACATAACATTTTTCTCGTGGGGCTCATGGGGGCTGGCAAGACGACGGTCGGGCGTCAGCTCGCTCGTGCGTTGCGTCTTCCTTTTGAGGACAGTGATCGGGCAATCGAGGCACGCACCGGAGTCAGTATTCCCGTCATTTTCGAACGGGAAGGCGAGGCAGGCTTCCGATCTCGAGAGAAAGCGATCATCGATGAGCTAACCGCCAAAAAAGGTCTGATACTTGCTACCGGTGGTGGCGTCGTACTCGATGCAGATAACCGTGCCTGTCTAAGGGCTCGCGGCTGCGTAGTCTACCTGCGGGCACCGGTGGAGATCCTGGTGAATCGCACCACCCACGATCGTACCCATAAACGTCCCCTCCTCCAGGGGGTCGATGCACGTGCCCGACTCTGCCAACTCCTGGAGGTCCGCGACCCCTTGTATCGAGAGGTGGCAGACGTGATCCTGGACACCAGTAATCGCAGCATCCGCATTGTAACTAGGGAATTGTTACGACAAGTCAGTCGTTACTCTCCCTCTACCTCCTCGCCTCCTCCCTCCGTGGACCCATGA
- the rsmD gene encoding 16S rRNA m(2)G966 methyltransferase has product MSLRGSNQLRIIGGQWRGRRLPFPDAVGLRPTPDRVRETLFNWLQGVVTGARCLDLFAGSGALGLEALSRGAAKTVLVEHNPMVATALRKHLVQLDTVGHGQVVQADAMNYLQGPSQPFDIVFLDPPFHQGWIARCCPLLEERGWLAQGAWIYLETEVGLSPEPLPLGWELVRTRQAGQVGYHLARYLPIDSPP; this is encoded by the coding sequence ATGAGCCTGCGGGGTTCGAATCAACTACGCATCATCGGTGGGCAGTGGCGAGGTCGCCGCTTACCCTTTCCCGACGCTGTGGGGTTACGTCCCACCCCGGATCGAGTGCGTGAGACTTTGTTCAACTGGCTCCAGGGGGTGGTGACTGGGGCGCGTTGTCTGGACCTCTTCGCCGGCAGTGGCGCCCTGGGGCTGGAGGCGCTGTCCCGAGGCGCCGCAAAGACCGTATTGGTAGAGCACAATCCGATGGTGGCTACGGCCCTACGCAAACACTTGGTACAACTAGATACCGTGGGGCATGGGCAGGTCGTACAGGCCGATGCGATGAACTACCTACAAGGCCCCTCCCAACCTTTCGATATCGTCTTCCTAGACCCCCCCTTTCACCAAGGTTGGATCGCCCGTTGTTGCCCGCTCCTCGAGGAGCGGGGCTGGCTTGCCCAAGGGGCTTGGATCTACCTGGAGACCGAGGTCGGACTCTCGCCAGAACCTCTGCCTCTCGGCTGGGAGCTGGTTCGCACTCGCCAGGCCGGACAGGTGGGTTATCACTTGGCACGGTACCTACCTATTGATTCCCCGCCATAA
- the coaD gene encoding pantetheine-phosphate adenylyltransferase, which translates to MFANMLTPPDASDRVLRPPTQVTAVYPGTFDPITNGHSDLVERASHLFSRVVVAVAASGSGKQSTFSYEERVALAGEVLAALPGVEVHGFRGLLVDYARNCGAQVILRGLRAVSDFEHEFQLASMNRRLYPGIETLFMMPAERYTYLSASLVREIAALGGDVSEFVHARVLAALRERRKC; encoded by the coding sequence TTGTTTGCCAATATGCTTACCCCTCCAGACGCATCAGATCGTGTACTCCGTCCGCCTACGCAGGTGACTGCGGTCTATCCCGGCACCTTTGATCCCATCACCAATGGCCATTCTGACCTTGTGGAGCGGGCCTCACATCTGTTCAGCAGGGTGGTGGTTGCTGTGGCGGCCAGCGGTTCCGGTAAACAGTCCACTTTTTCCTACGAGGAACGGGTAGCCCTGGCTGGGGAAGTGCTTGCGGCTCTTCCCGGCGTAGAAGTCCACGGCTTCCGGGGGTTATTAGTGGACTATGCGCGGAATTGCGGTGCGCAGGTTATCTTGCGTGGTTTGCGGGCAGTATCAGATTTCGAGCACGAATTTCAATTGGCCAGTATGAACCGTCGTCTCTACCCCGGCATCGAGACTCTGTTTATGATGCCTGCGGAACGCTACACCTACCTATCCGCGAGCTTAGTGCGGGAAATTGCCGCGCTGGGGGGGGACGTGTCAGAGTTTGTTCACGCTAGGGTGTTGGCGGCGCTGCGGGAGCGCAGGAAGTGCTAA
- the yfhL gene encoding putative 4Fe-4S cluster-containing protein YfhL (Evidence 3 : Putative function from multiple computational evidences) gives MSLIITDECINCDVCEPECPNGAITQGDEIYVIDPNLCTECVGHFEQSQCVEVCPVDCIIKDPDHPETEEELMEKFERISATK, from the coding sequence ATGTCCCTGATTATTACTGATGAATGTATCAACTGCGATGTTTGCGAACCTGAGTGTCCCAATGGGGCAATTACCCAAGGTGATGAAATCTACGTCATCGACCCCAATCTGTGCACGGAGTGTGTGGGACACTTTGAGCAGTCGCAGTGCGTTGAGGTCTGTCCCGTGGATTGCATCATAAAAGACCCGGACCACCCGGAGACCGAGGAAGAACTCATGGAGAAATTCGAACGTATCTCGGCTACGAAGTAA
- a CDS encoding DNA-binding protein H-NS, with protein sequence MDLNLSQLSVAELADLRKRLENDLKNRAVQEKKAVQREHEEKRRAIVKQVHELVGAHGLSLDDVMKQRQPRGSRRTEDADLPKPPPKYRNPLDAAQTWAGKGRKPNWLVALLQQGRTLEEFAV encoded by the coding sequence ATGGATCTCAATCTGTCACAACTGTCTGTAGCCGAGCTTGCCGATCTACGCAAGCGCCTTGAAAATGACCTGAAGAACCGCGCCGTTCAGGAGAAAAAAGCTGTTCAAAGGGAACACGAAGAGAAGCGCCGCGCCATCGTGAAGCAAGTTCACGAACTGGTCGGTGCTCACGGGCTCAGCCTGGATGATGTAATGAAACAACGTCAGCCTCGTGGATCACGTCGTACCGAGGATGCCGATCTACCCAAGCCGCCCCCCAAGTACCGCAATCCGCTTGATGCAGCTCAGACTTGGGCCGGCAAAGGTCGCAAGCCGAATTGGTTGGTAGCGCTGCTTCAGCAGGGTAGAACGCTAGAAGAGTTTGCCGTCTGA